A genomic segment from Streptomyces sp. NBC_00459 encodes:
- a CDS encoding TetR/AcrR family transcriptional regulator, which translates to MPRVVDREERQLRIAEATLRLLGDNGPGGLTLRRLAEELGGSITLITHFYRNRDELLEGVLTTVLAGYEAELERLERGADAHGRLRILLEWLLPLDEPSRLQEKGRIVMLGHLGPDPAVRRFVDAMEERMTGLLRRHLEPLTPAPDLAGAVDALRVVTNGVILSAVEHPGEWPVGRQLKVLDSALGALGLARVAVRG; encoded by the coding sequence ATGCCCCGTGTCGTCGACCGCGAGGAGCGGCAACTGCGGATAGCGGAAGCCACCCTGCGGCTCCTGGGCGACAACGGACCGGGAGGCCTGACCCTGCGCCGCCTGGCCGAGGAACTGGGTGGGTCCATCACCCTGATCACGCACTTCTACCGCAACCGCGACGAGTTGCTGGAAGGCGTCCTGACCACGGTCCTGGCAGGCTACGAGGCCGAGCTGGAGCGGCTGGAGCGCGGTGCCGACGCCCACGGCCGCCTGCGGATCCTGCTGGAGTGGCTGCTACCGCTGGACGAGCCGTCCAGGCTGCAGGAGAAAGGACGGATAGTGATGCTCGGGCACCTGGGACCGGATCCCGCCGTCCGCCGATTCGTGGACGCCATGGAGGAACGCATGACCGGCCTGCTGCGGCGCCATCTGGAACCGCTCACACCGGCCCCCGATCTCGCCGGAGCCGTCGATGCCTTGCGGGTCGTCACGAACGGCGTGATCCTGTCGGCGGTGGAGCATCCCGGCGAGTGGCCTGTCGGACGGCAGCTGAAGGTGCTCGATTCCGCTCTGGGCGCTCTCGGGTTGGCGCGTGTCGCAGTTAGAGGCTGA
- a CDS encoding TetR/AcrR family transcriptional regulator, translated as MPRYVDHEQRRRDITAAAMRILAERGLGALTLKSLAKALGGSITLVTHFYSTRAELLQAITGRVLEEYDVELAGLEEGADDSTRLRILLEWMLPLDEEAWISECGRIALLGQREDDPSIDPFFDTMDARMREYLREHLAPLVEADQLGEMVDMLRVTLNGIVLCAVEHRDEWPAERQLAVLRRLLTAFSL; from the coding sequence TTGCCCCGCTATGTCGATCACGAACAGCGCCGGCGGGACATCACCGCCGCGGCGATGCGTATCCTCGCGGAACGCGGCCTGGGAGCCCTGACCCTCAAATCGCTCGCGAAGGCTCTCGGTGGATCGATCACCCTGGTCACGCACTTCTACTCCACCCGCGCGGAACTGCTCCAGGCGATAACCGGGCGAGTGCTGGAGGAGTACGACGTCGAACTCGCGGGCCTGGAGGAGGGCGCCGACGACAGCACCAGGCTGCGCATCCTGCTGGAGTGGATGCTGCCGCTCGACGAGGAGGCCTGGATCTCCGAGTGCGGCCGTATCGCCCTGCTGGGTCAGCGCGAGGATGATCCGAGCATCGACCCCTTCTTCGACACGATGGACGCCCGGATGCGGGAGTACCTGCGTGAACATCTGGCGCCGCTGGTCGAGGCGGACCAGTTGGGGGAGATGGTCGACATGCTGCGCGTGACACTGAACGGCATCGTGCTCTGCGCGGTGGAGCACCGTGACGAGTGGCCCGCGGAGCGCCAGCTCGCGGTGCTCCGGCGGCTGCTGACCGCGTTCAGCCTCTAA
- a CDS encoding amidase: MNDDELCFTPATELAALIRARRLSPVEAVQAVLARIERVGSPVNAFVTILPEQALAAAHRAEQQIMELPADELGALHGVPVTVKDLTDTAGVRTTYGSVHYKDHVPDRDGIGWARLKAAGAVLIGKTTTPEFGMGAVTDSPLTGVTNNPWDLTRTVGGSSGGAGAAVAAGLGPIAWGSDGGGSIRVPASCCGTVGLKASLGRIPVTGEWDVYGTVDISGPLTRTVADAALALQVTAGHDQDDPLSLPASTVDFTRCLDSASVRGLRVAYSPDLGHGPVDPEVRTIVEAAAHTFATTLGALVEEVTVDLPDPIQYFSDFWSPQALAALEDMVVGQGFDPELSNPIFAEFAQRGHRMSAVDYYRVAVLTRARIAAGFAAVFRDHDLLLTPTMPVAAFPHPGPEGGPVEIDGHPVREPVYDFHRFTEPPSHAGLPAITLPCGFTSDGLPVGLQIIGPHHADDAVLRAAAVYEQATEWHTRRPPLGAVAPGHSSRAL, encoded by the coding sequence GTGAACGACGACGAGCTGTGCTTCACCCCGGCGACCGAGTTGGCCGCCCTGATCAGAGCCCGCCGACTCTCACCGGTCGAGGCAGTCCAGGCCGTACTGGCGCGCATCGAGCGTGTCGGCTCCCCCGTCAACGCCTTCGTCACCATCCTTCCCGAGCAAGCACTGGCCGCGGCTCATCGCGCCGAGCAGCAGATCATGGAACTCCCGGCGGACGAACTCGGCGCTCTGCACGGCGTACCGGTCACGGTGAAGGACCTCACCGACACCGCCGGTGTGCGCACGACCTACGGTTCGGTCCACTACAAGGACCATGTCCCCGACCGCGACGGCATCGGCTGGGCCCGGCTCAAGGCCGCGGGCGCCGTGCTGATCGGCAAGACCACCACCCCCGAGTTCGGCATGGGCGCGGTCACCGACAGCCCACTCACCGGCGTGACCAACAACCCCTGGGACCTCACCCGCACGGTCGGCGGGTCCAGCGGCGGCGCCGGGGCCGCTGTCGCGGCCGGGCTGGGGCCGATCGCCTGGGGCAGCGACGGCGGCGGTTCCATCCGCGTGCCCGCCTCCTGTTGTGGCACCGTGGGGTTGAAGGCGTCCCTGGGCCGCATCCCCGTCACCGGCGAATGGGACGTGTACGGCACCGTCGACATCTCCGGCCCGCTCACCCGTACCGTCGCCGATGCCGCGCTCGCCCTCCAGGTCACCGCGGGCCACGACCAGGACGACCCGCTGTCCCTGCCCGCCTCGACGGTGGACTTCACCCGGTGCTTGGACAGTGCGTCCGTGCGCGGGCTGCGTGTCGCCTACAGCCCGGACCTCGGCCACGGACCGGTCGACCCCGAGGTCCGAACCATCGTGGAAGCGGCGGCACACACCTTCGCCACCACCCTGGGGGCACTCGTGGAAGAGGTCACCGTCGACCTGCCCGATCCGATCCAATACTTCTCCGACTTCTGGTCCCCGCAAGCCCTGGCAGCCCTGGAAGACATGGTCGTCGGCCAGGGCTTCGACCCGGAGCTGTCCAACCCGATCTTCGCCGAGTTCGCCCAGCGAGGACACCGCATGTCGGCCGTGGACTACTACCGCGTCGCCGTGCTCACCCGCGCCCGCATCGCCGCCGGCTTCGCCGCCGTATTCCGCGATCACGACCTGCTGCTCACCCCCACGATGCCCGTCGCAGCGTTCCCTCACCCCGGCCCCGAGGGTGGCCCGGTCGAGATCGACGGCCACCCTGTACGGGAGCCCGTGTACGACTTCCACCGCTTCACAGAGCCTCCCAGCCACGCCGGACTCCCCGCCATCACGCTCCCCTGCGGTTTCACCTCCGACGGCCTGCCTGTCGGTCTGCAGATCATCGGCCCTCATCACGCCGATGACGCTGTCCTGCGGGCGGCGGCCGTCTACGAACAAGCCACTGAATGGCACACTCGACGGCCACCCCTCGGTGCAGTTGCCCCGGGGCACAGCAGCCGCGCCCTGTAA
- a CDS encoding TetR family transcriptional regulator C-terminal domain-containing protein: protein MEVTEELRQSAAASVSQPGRGLRAGVADRLRAAFAVARRDQEEQPGRQLAFYELTALALRTPALRDLARRQYVAYRETSTEAAAAWMAEEGVCLPGGSQALGELLAVTMDGMMLAWLADPEGSNPEQVFALLETLLTRACDVRRPAEGGATSAHTCSSEDTPPHPGPLDQAF from the coding sequence GTGGAGGTCACCGAGGAACTGCGACAGAGTGCGGCAGCCTCGGTGTCCCAGCCCGGCCGTGGGCTGAGAGCCGGGGTGGCCGACCGGCTGCGAGCCGCCTTCGCAGTAGCACGGCGCGACCAGGAGGAGCAGCCTGGCCGCCAGTTGGCGTTCTACGAGCTGACCGCGCTGGCCCTTCGTACGCCCGCGCTGCGGGACCTGGCCCGTCGGCAGTACGTGGCGTACCGCGAGACGTCCACCGAGGCTGCTGCGGCCTGGATGGCTGAGGAAGGCGTTTGCCTCCCCGGTGGAAGCCAGGCATTGGGAGAACTCCTCGCTGTGACGATGGACGGAATGATGCTGGCCTGGCTCGCCGACCCCGAGGGCAGCAACCCCGAGCAGGTGTTCGCTCTGCTGGAAACGTTGCTCACGCGAGCGTGCGACGTGCGGCGCCCAGCGGAGGGCGGGGCGACTTCTGCCCATACCTGCTCATCAGAAGACACACCACCCCATCCAGGTCCATTGGACCAGGCTTTCTGA
- a CDS encoding IS3 family transposase (programmed frameshift), with protein sequence MAAPRKYPDELRERATRLAVEARKDPVGRAGAIKRIADQLDVHPEALRGWVKRAEIDDGSVPGTTSAEAARIAELEREVKELRRANAILKSASGFLRRGAGPSTAMKVAYIDQYKETFGVQPICDVLAETDAPIAPSTYYAAHTRPPSARSRRDAKLTEEIRQIHADNYGVYGARKVHAALVREGHEVARCTVERLMRQAGLRGVIRAKSPRITRPAPETDRPADLVERQFTATAPNQLWVADITYIRTFSGWVYAAFVIDVFSRMVVGRQVATSLYTDLALDALEMAIWRRRHTGADLAGLTHHSDRGVQYRAIRYTERLADEAAVASVGSQGDSYDNALAEAFNSLFKAELIRNKGPWTSINDVEIAVAEYVDWFNQRRLHGELGHVTPAEHETAYYAAEPPASLQKTS encoded by the exons ATGGCTGCTCCCCGTAAGTACCCCGACGAACTGCGTGAGCGCGCGACGCGTCTGGCTGTCGAGGCCCGCAAGGACCCGGTCGGCCGGGCCGGTGCGATCAAGCGCATCGCCGACCAGCTCGACGTGCACCCTGAGGCCCTGCGCGGGTGGGTGAAGCGGGCCGAGATCGACGACGGCAGCGTGCCCGGGACTACCAGTGCGGAGGCCGCCAGGATCGCGGAGCTGGAGCGGGAGGTGAAGGAACTGCGGCGGGCGAACGCGATATTGAAGTCCGCCTCGG GCTTTCTTCGCCGCGGAGCTGGACCGTCCACTGCGATGAAGGTCGCCTACATCGACCAGTACAAGGAGACGTTCGGCGTCCAGCCGATCTGTGACGTCCTCGCCGAGACGGACGCGCCGATCGCGCCGAGCACCTACTACGCCGCCCATACCCGCCCGCCGTCGGCCCGAAGTCGGCGCGACGCCAAACTCACCGAGGAGATACGCCAGATCCACGCCGACAACTACGGCGTCTACGGGGCCCGCAAGGTCCATGCCGCCCTGGTCCGCGAAGGGCACGAGGTGGCCCGCTGCACGGTCGAACGCCTCATGCGCCAGGCGGGACTTCGCGGGGTGATCCGGGCCAAGAGCCCGCGCATCACCCGGCCCGCCCCGGAGACCGACCGGCCCGCCGACCTGGTCGAGCGGCAGTTCACCGCAACTGCCCCCAACCAGCTGTGGGTTGCGGATATCACCTACATCCGCACCTTCTCCGGCTGGGTCTACGCCGCCTTCGTCATCGACGTGTTCTCCCGCATGGTCGTCGGCCGGCAGGTCGCCACCAGCCTCTACACCGACCTCGCCCTGGACGCGCTGGAGATGGCGATCTGGCGCCGCCGGCACACCGGCGCCGACCTGGCCGGACTCACACACCACTCGGATCGCGGAGTTCAATATCGTGCCATTCGCTACACCGAACGCCTTGCCGATGAGGCGGCCGTGGCCTCCGTCGGCTCACAAGGCGACAGTTACGACAACGCTCTCGCCGAGGCGTTCAACAGCCTGTTCAAGGCCGAGCTGATCCGCAACAAGGGACCGTGGACGTCCATCAACGACGTCGAGATCGCGGTCGCCGAGTACGTCGACTGGTTCAACCAGCGCCGACTGCACGGCGAGCTCGGACATGTCACACCCGCCGAGCACGAGACCGCCTACTACGCGGCCGAACCCCCTGCGTCACTCCAGAAAACCAGCTAA
- a CDS encoding helix-turn-helix domain-containing protein encodes MEPQPHPNERRTEISRSRRRQPVEPVLIDTSEVAAMLSMSTSWVYREASKLGLRGYKLGRGRNAKVLYKRAEVFKWLEQQKIH; translated from the coding sequence ATGGAACCGCAGCCGCACCCCAACGAACGCCGCACCGAGATCAGCCGATCGCGGAGGCGCCAGCCCGTCGAGCCTGTCCTCATCGACACTTCCGAGGTCGCCGCGATGCTCAGTATGTCCACGAGCTGGGTCTATAGGGAGGCATCGAAACTGGGCTTGAGGGGCTACAAGCTCGGCCGAGGCAGGAACGCCAAGGTCCTGTACAAGAGGGCCGAGGTCTTCAAATGGCTGGAGCAGCAAAAGATCCACTAA
- the panD gene encoding aspartate 1-decarboxylase, whose product MMRTIFKSKIHRATVTQADLHYVGSVTIDADLLDAADLLPGELVHIVDITNGARLETYVIEGERGSGVVGINGAAAHLVRPGDLVIIISYAQVTDAEARALRPKVVHVDHGNRVVALGADPSEPVPGSDQERSPQAVTV is encoded by the coding sequence ATGATGCGTACAATATTCAAGTCCAAGATCCACCGCGCCACCGTCACCCAGGCCGACCTGCACTACGTCGGCTCCGTGACCATCGACGCCGACCTCCTCGACGCCGCCGATCTGTTGCCCGGTGAGCTCGTGCACATTGTCGACATCACGAACGGTGCCCGGCTGGAGACGTACGTCATCGAGGGCGAGCGGGGGTCCGGTGTCGTCGGGATCAACGGGGCCGCGGCCCACCTCGTCCGTCCCGGAGATCTGGTGATCATCATCAGTTACGCTCAGGTGACCGACGCCGAGGCGCGGGCGCTGCGGCCGAAGGTGGTCCACGTGGACCACGGCAACCGCGTCGTGGCCCTGGGCGCCGATCCGTCCGAGCCGGTGCCGGGCTCGGACCAGGAGCGCAGCCCGCAGGCGGTCACTGTCTGA
- a CDS encoding GNAT family N-acetyltransferase: protein MSDIEIRDDRTAGRLEAVAAGEVVGHIAYFVLAARGRALVPVHTIVEPAHEGKGIAGSLARELYLMAAREGIVVAPLCPYVVKWAERHPDEAPAADPQLIRAAKEWLAANPDRF from the coding sequence ATGAGCGACATCGAGATCCGCGACGACCGGACGGCAGGGCGCCTGGAGGCGGTGGCGGCGGGGGAGGTCGTGGGCCACATCGCGTACTTCGTGCTGGCCGCGCGGGGACGCGCGCTGGTCCCGGTCCACACGATCGTCGAGCCGGCGCACGAGGGAAAGGGCATCGCGGGCTCACTGGCCCGCGAGCTGTACCTCATGGCCGCCCGGGAGGGCATCGTCGTGGCCCCCCTCTGCCCGTACGTCGTGAAGTGGGCCGAGCGCCACCCCGACGAGGCCCCGGCGGCGGACCCCCAGCTGATCCGCGCCGCCAAGGAGTGGCTCGCGGCGAACCCCGACCGCTTCTGA
- a CDS encoding aspartate/glutamate racemase family protein: MLALLHTSPLHVPVFDALCDEDHQGLELAHFVHEDLLTRARADGPDAVADDVRAVLERAVADGAVAVLCTCSSIGGVAEAAAARVGVPVLRVDRPMAAAAVAVGPRVVVVATSESTFGPTVALVEEEARRAGLPAEVRKLFVDGAWALFQAGDTEGYVRSVAAAVDSVPGDSTDVIILAQASMTPAQRLTTTAVPVLSSPRPGLAAGAAAARAAAAG; the protein is encoded by the coding sequence GTGCTCGCCCTTCTGCACACCTCCCCCCTGCACGTCCCGGTGTTCGACGCCCTGTGCGACGAGGACCATCAGGGCCTGGAACTCGCCCACTTCGTCCACGAGGACCTGCTGACCAGAGCCCGGGCCGATGGGCCCGACGCCGTGGCCGACGACGTCCGGGCCGTCCTGGAGCGGGCCGTCGCCGACGGCGCCGTCGCCGTGCTCTGCACCTGTTCCTCCATCGGCGGTGTCGCGGAGGCGGCCGCCGCGCGGGTGGGGGTGCCCGTGCTGCGGGTCGACCGTCCGATGGCCGCCGCCGCGGTGGCCGTCGGACCGAGGGTGGTCGTCGTCGCGACCTCGGAGAGCACGTTCGGACCCACGGTGGCCCTCGTCGAGGAGGAGGCGCGCCGCGCCGGACTCCCCGCCGAGGTGCGGAAGCTGTTCGTGGACGGCGCCTGGGCCCTCTTCCAGGCGGGCGACACGGAGGGGTACGTCCGTTCGGTGGCCGCAGCCGTGGACTCGGTCCCCGGCGACAGTACCGACGTGATCATCCTCGCCCAGGCCTCCATGACCCCGGCGCAGCGGCTGACGACGACCGCGGTGCCGGTACTGTCCAGCCCCCGGCCGGGACTGGCGGCGGGCGCGGCGGCGGCACGGGCCGCCGCGGCCGGGTGA